In the Oryza glaberrima chromosome 6, OglaRS2, whole genome shotgun sequence genome, one interval contains:
- the LOC127776021 gene encoding uncharacterized protein LOC127776021, producing the protein MADHRKITSDEEEAAVKPTRSFRYEDYSTRRVFLRSYPLQWDWASPAPGEKEKQQQQQVQGVVAGGDGEEDDDEYGGGGGDERGGRRWRRQVAVAVVEWGEEKLLLLRRVKKRLALYLIGCHYAGHRAALPFKSSSASCTAAMLASSR; encoded by the coding sequence ATGGCGGATCACCGGAAGATCACcagtgatgaggaggaggcggcggtgaagcCGACGAGGAGCTTCCGGTACGAGGACTACAGCACCAGGAGGGTGTTCCTGCGGAGCTACCCTCTCCAGTGGGActgggcgtcgccggcgccgggggagaaggagaagcagcagcagcagcaggtgcagggcgtcgtcgccggcggcgacggggaggaggatgacgatgagtacggcggaggaggaggagacgagcgcggcgggaggaggtggcggcggcaggtggcggtggcggtggtggagtggGGGGAGGAGAAGCTGCTCCTGCTCCGGCGGGTCAAGAAGAGGCTGGCGCTCTACCTCATCGGCTGCCACtacgccggccaccgcgccgcgctgccgttcaagtcctcctccgcctcctgcaccgccgccatgctcgcctcctcccgctga